The segment GGCCATCGTGAACACCGGCTTCATGACCAGGCCGGAGCGGAAGACGAAGCGGTTGAGCGTATCGATATAAGCGGCAAAGTCGGTGATCGGCCGTGTCGCGACGCCGGTGTCGCAGGCGGCCTTGGCCACCGCCGGCGCGATGCGCAGGATCAGCCTGGGATCGAAGGGCGAGGGGATCAGGAAATCAGGCCCGAAGATCGGCGTTTCGCCGGAATAGGCGCGGGCGGCGACATCTGACGGCTCTTCGCGGGCAAGGGCGGCGATCGCCCGCACCGCAGCCATTTTCATCTCTTCGTTGATGGCGCTGGCGCCGCAGTCCAGCGCGCCACGGAAAATGTAAGGAAAACAAAGTACGTTGTTGACCTGATTGGGGAAATCGGAACGGCCGGTGCAGATCATCGCGTCGGGTCGCGCCGCCCGTGCCGCTTCCGGCATGATCTCGGGATTGGGGTTGGCCAAGGCCAGGATCAGCGGTTTCGGCGCCATGAGCTGGAGCAATTCCGGTTTCAGCACGCCGGCGGCCGAAAGCCCCAGGAACACGTCGGCGCCCGGCAGCACATCGGCCAGCGTGCGCGCCTCGGTGTCCTTCACATAAGGGTCCTTCCAGCGGTCCATCTCGTCGACGCGGCCCTTGTAGGCGACGCCGAAACGGTCGGTGACCCAAATGTTTTCAATGCGTGCGCCGAGCAAAACCAGCAAGTTGAGGCAGGCGAGGGCGGCTGCCCCGGCGCCGGAGGTGACGATTTTTATGTCGGAGATCGTCTTGCCGGCAAATTCCAGCCCGTTGAGCACCGCGGCGGCGACGATGATCGCAGTGCCGTGCTGGTCGTCGTGGAAGACCGGTATGGCCATGCGCGCCTTCAGCCGTTCCTCGACCTCAAAACATTCGGGCGCCTTGATGTCCTCGAGGTTGATGCCGCCGAAAGTCGGCTCCAGCGCCGAGATCGTCTCGACCATACGCTCGATGTCAGGCGCGTCGATCTCGATGTCGAAGACGTCGATGCCGGCGAATTTCTTGAACAGCACCGCCTTGCCTTCCATCACCGGCTTCGAAGCCAGCGGGCCGATATTGCCGAGGCCGAGCACCGCCGTACCATTGGAGACGACGCCAACCAGATTGGCGCGTGCCGTGTAGTCGGCGGCGGCCGCCGGATTGTCGCGGATTTCGAGACAAGGCGCCGCGACGCCCGGCGAATAGGCAAGCGCCAGATCGCGCTGGTTGCCGAGCGGCTTTGTCGCCTGGATTTCAAGCTTTCCAGGGCGTGGGTGCTTATGGAAATAGAGGGCGGCTTCGTCGAGGTCCGACCGGGCTGCTTTCTTGTTTTCGCCTTGCATGCGGCCGCTCCTCAGTTCAGTCCGTTGCTGTTTTGAGTCTCTTAGCATGCAGCCGAGGCTTTTCGAGAGGTGATATGTCGCAAGCGCGACCCTTATGGCTTTGGAGCGCAGCGCTGCCTAGTGCGGTCTGCCATTGAATGTTGGGACGACAGGCGGGGTGCTGCGGCGAGCCACGCCGCCGGCGCCATTTCTTGACACTCATGATGATTCTCCGAAGCCGACATTTGCGATGCGGCTGGAGTCGACCCGATGCCGACATAGAACCACCGGCACGGAAGGTCCATAAGGTGGCAAAGCCGTGCCGAAAGCCCGACGGGATTTCGAGAGGCCAACCGGGCAGCTGTGCTATCATGCTGTCGAGAGTGTCCGATTGCGGCCCTTCGGGTTGTGATTTGGCAGGATCGGCTTGTCTAGCGGCCGCCAGGGCAGAAGGGAGGATGCTATGACCATTTCCCGACGTGATTTGCTGACCTATTCTTCCGTGGGAGCGGTCGGCATGTTGCTAGCTTTGCCGACTGCACGCGAGGCTATAGCAGAAGCACCCCTCAGCGGCGTTCAGGTTCCTGGAGTATACCGCTTCAAAATTGGTTCATTTGAGATCACTGTCATTAGCGACGGCACCATCAGTTTTCCGCCCGAAGTTCTTTGGCCAGAGGTGAGTAAGGACGAGCGGGATACTGTGTTGGGCAGTGATTTCACCTCAACCGAGACGGTTGTCCTTCAAACCAACGTGCTTGTCGTCAACACGGGGGATCATCTCGTTCTCATCGATGCAGGGTCGCGCGGGAAGTTGATGCCTACGGCGGGCAAATTCCTTGCAAATCTTGCAGTCGCGGGAGTTAAGCCGGAGCAGGTCGATATTGTCGTCGTCACGCATGCTCACCCGGACCACCTCTGGGGTGTGACCGATGCCGTGGATAAAGAGCGGACGTTCGTGAACGCCGAATACGTGTTTTGCGAGGACGAACTGAATTTCTGGCGCATGCCAAACCATCCATTCGAAACGGACGCCAACTGGAGCTTCATTTGGCGACGCAACACGTACAACTTCGAAGCAATCGATGATCGCATCCGCACTATAAAGGCCGGCGGCGAGGTCACCCCTGGTATCGTGACAATGAGCACGCCGGGCCATACTCCAGGCCACGTTTCCGTTCACATAGCCTC is part of the Mesorhizobium sp. L-2-11 genome and harbors:
- a CDS encoding NADP-dependent malic enzyme; translation: MQGENKKAARSDLDEAALYFHKHPRPGKLEIQATKPLGNQRDLALAYSPGVAAPCLEIRDNPAAAADYTARANLVGVVSNGTAVLGLGNIGPLASKPVMEGKAVLFKKFAGIDVFDIEIDAPDIERMVETISALEPTFGGINLEDIKAPECFEVEERLKARMAIPVFHDDQHGTAIIVAAAVLNGLEFAGKTISDIKIVTSGAGAAALACLNLLVLLGARIENIWVTDRFGVAYKGRVDEMDRWKDPYVKDTEARTLADVLPGADVFLGLSAAGVLKPELLQLMAPKPLILALANPNPEIMPEAARAARPDAMICTGRSDFPNQVNNVLCFPYIFRGALDCGASAINEEMKMAAVRAIAALAREEPSDVAARAYSGETPIFGPDFLIPSPFDPRLILRIAPAVAKAACDTGVATRPITDFAAYIDTLNRFVFRSGLVMKPVFTMAKTSSAKRVIYADGEDERVLRAAQVVLEEGIAEPILIGRPHVIEVRLRRYGLRIKPGVDFGLINPEDDPRYRHYVDLLIEHAGRRGVTTEAARTMVRTDNTVIAALALKRGDADAMVCGLEGRFERHLRNVTLIIGPRPGIKDNDLSTLSMLISQRGIIFLTDTHVTVDPTAEEIAEMTVLAAEEIQRFGIEPKAALLSHSDFGSRDSPSALKMRQAAAILARIAPDLQCDGEMHADSALSEPLRQRVYPHSRLKGEANLLVFPNLDSANITLTALRAMMDALHVGPILLGTDRPAHILTPSVTSRGVVNMTALAVVEAAHKAQAVVSLGETGLSR
- a CDS encoding MBL fold metallo-hydrolase → MTISRRDLLTYSSVGAVGMLLALPTAREAIAEAPLSGVQVPGVYRFKIGSFEITVISDGTISFPPEVLWPEVSKDERDTVLGSDFTSTETVVLQTNVLVVNTGDHLVLIDAGSRGKLMPTAGKFLANLAVAGVKPEQVDIVVVTHAHPDHLWGVTDAVDKERTFVNAEYVFCEDELNFWRMPNHPFETDANWSFIWRRNTYNFEAIDDRIRTIKAGGEVTPGIVTMSTPGHTPGHVSVHIASEGEELVCTGDVVGNRAVGFQHPDWRGGFDLDLDQGVKTRRSFLDSAASKKVLVASYHLPFPGLGHVARQGTAYRWIQADWMWDL